A region of Senegalia massiliensis DNA encodes the following proteins:
- a CDS encoding DNA double-strand break repair nuclease NurA: MNSSLITKINNINSFLRNKENNKIDKSELRKLLNSKIGNFITTDKHMQINRYKDNGILSVDGSINNEGATFPYLITLLRAYAHNTKRDNLGCIEEVEEVFCPVYKSDRDKLDNLINDMEEGNYSMESIFHSYIKNRLAELELISAMEGIKRFNNKIVLLDGGFKRFEYNCPTLLDEFKEFCLENNVTAVGIIEEVSTHTISKLLKDSLTENYIKDYDRELLFGVLNINEWLKVDLDIEIKIGYYTTFARFSQHPQIISIDFLKEQVDVVDEVMSLLSSLTPLKSRGIPIPIDIVDKEVRITDNETSILMGELDLDIKEKFIVANHNRRQF; this comes from the coding sequence ATGAATAGTTCATTAATAACAAAAATAAATAATATAAATAGTTTTTTAAGAAATAAAGAGAATAATAAAATAGATAAATCAGAGTTACGTAAATTATTGAATAGTAAAATAGGTAATTTCATTACAACGGATAAACATATGCAAATCAATAGATATAAAGATAATGGCATTCTATCTGTAGATGGGTCAATAAACAATGAAGGAGCTACATTTCCCTATTTAATCACACTACTTAGAGCCTATGCACATAATACAAAGCGAGATAATTTAGGTTGTATTGAGGAAGTTGAAGAAGTATTCTGTCCTGTATATAAAAGTGATAGAGATAAATTAGATAATTTGATTAATGATATGGAAGAAGGAAATTATTCAATGGAATCAATTTTCCATTCATACATAAAAAATAGGTTAGCTGAATTAGAACTGATTAGTGCTATGGAGGGTATTAAGAGATTTAATAATAAGATTGTTTTGTTAGATGGTGGATTCAAAAGATTTGAATATAATTGTCCTACACTTCTTGACGAATTCAAAGAATTTTGTTTAGAGAATAATGTAACTGCAGTAGGAATTATAGAAGAAGTATCAACACACACTATATCTAAATTATTAAAAGATTCATTAACTGAGAACTACATAAAAGATTATGATAGAGAGCTTTTATTTGGTGTTTTAAACATCAATGAATGGTTAAAGGTAGATTTGGATATAGAAATAAAAATAGGCTACTACACGACATTTGCAAGGTTCTCACAACATCCTCAAATTATATCTATAGACTTTCTGAAAGAACAAGTTGATGTAGTAGATGAAGTAATGAGTTTATTATCTTCTCTTACTCCATTAAAAAGCAGAGGAATACCTATACCAATTGATATAGTGGATAAAGAGGTTAGAATTACCGACAATGAAACATCTATCTTAATGGGAGAGTTAGACTTAGATATTAAAGAGAAGTTTATAGTTGCTAACCATAACAGGAGGCAATTTTAA
- a CDS encoding helix-turn-helix domain-containing protein, whose translation MFNVGKRIKELRKKMNIEGKELAKELDISPSYLSKLESNIRPTSVEKIEKICEISNISLSDFFNTNQESKIELDIAENIYLNPKLNELFTELQYMDEDKLELILKLIKNFK comes from the coding sequence ATGTTTAACGTAGGAAAAAGAATAAAAGAATTGAGAAAAAAAATGAATATAGAAGGTAAAGAACTAGCTAAAGAATTAGATATATCTCCTAGTTACTTATCTAAACTAGAAAGTAACATTAGACCAACATCAGTAGAAAAAATAGAGAAAATATGTGAGATTTCAAATATTAGCTTATCTGATTTCTTTAACACAAATCAAGAGAGTAAAATAGAATTAGATATAGCAGAAAACATATACTTAAATCCAAAATTAAATGAGTTATTTACAGAATTACAATATATGGATGAAGATAAATTAGAACTTATACTAAAACTTATTAAAAATTTTAAGTAA